Within the Procambarus clarkii isolate CNS0578487 chromosome 28, FALCON_Pclarkii_2.0, whole genome shotgun sequence genome, the region tattaaagTATACTAACGTTGAACATGTACCACTATGAGAGTGAGTGTCGAGTAGCCTACAGTATTGCTACATCCTCCAGCCGCCTCATACACTTTgacccacaaaaaaaaaaaaaactctacgAGATAAAGGTTAGTGAAAGGCACAAACCTGTAACTCATTGGTTATTATTTTAAATAGTTATAGCAAGGGCAAAGCTGTCGGCTCAAAAATACATAGTTTTGGCGAGGAAAACATATATGTCTGGGATCCAAATATCGTGTCTTAGGGAATTCTAAAATCGACCTGCTGTTTATTTTACAAGATAACGTGAATACAGAAGTGAAACAGCGTATCGTTAAATTATGTGCAATATAACTTGGCACTTTAACTGTAAGAAGCTGCGAGTGCATGTATAGGGTAACCGAACTTAAGGGACTCCACAACTCTCATGCTGGGGAAAACAGAAACCGTGCAAGTAGGAGTAACTTAAAAATGACTAATGAACGAAACTTGAAGAGGTGAAATAATTCGGAAATTAAATATCATTTGAACTTGAAGAAAATGCCCACCATTTATAAAATACTTAATCACAGGAAAGTGAGGTTTCCAGGACAAAACGGATGTGACACGGTTGCATAATTTAATGACAGAATCCAGAGGCTTGAGATAAGAGTTTTCAAAATGGATCCGATTATCAGCTGGAGTGTTCTTTAACATAAATATCAAAAACTTAAATTTTATGAAATTCATTGTACAAAATTGTAAGTACCTCAAGGATTGATGAAACTGAAACTACTGGAAATCAAAACTGCAAAATAGGGAAATCAGCGAGGGCTTAAAATAAAGATCTAAATTAAGTGTGAAGACGAGTGCAAAGTGAAGTGAAGATCTTTTGTGATAAGTAAGAGAACGAATCAGGATACATTAGGTATTcaatagatatatataaatatgttcaaTGACCGAATATTCATAAAGTATGTTTATTACAGTAATATGGACCTGAAAATtttcagtaattagtatattttttgtttgttaaatcttaaaaaaaaatcggcTGTTAACCGATTTTGTTAAATCAGCTATTAACAATGCAGCAATATTTTACTGCTAATATATTATACTTTTAAACTCCTGCTCTTTAAAATAACAAATACAAATTGAGGTCAAAATGTCAATAAATAAATACTATTGGTGTATATGTTGCTATCAGAACGTCTCTTGAAATACTTCAATGATGAACTCAAATAAACATTTCAACTCAGCGCATTTTGCTATTGTCAGCAGGCATAGAAAGTAAATGAAACAAATCGATATTAAATTCAAAACTAAATTTATTTACATCAACAAATAACTCTAGTGTATATAAATAGTTCAGTGAATCTCTCCAATCAAATATTTAACTGTTGACTAAAATCGTAGACGTCTCATTCATCACGTTACTGAGGAGGACCGTAGCTGGCGGAGGGACCAGAGGACTTGCCGCGGGCGGCAGCAGCGTCTTCCTCAGCGGCGAAGGCGATCTGGTCCAGAACGAACTGGGGGATTGGGTGGGGGAAGGCAGGAGCCACTGGCAGCAGGTCAGACTGGGGCTGGTAGCCGTTCTCATCGGCGACGAACTTAACGTGGACGGGAGTGCCGTCAGGAGCAGTGTAGCTGAGGGAAAGATAACATTCCTGAGCATAAAGctgtttttatatattattttagaAAGTCGTCCAAACACGGACAACACTGTAAACTCTCatttaattaaaataaatcacGAACTTACGAGTAAGAGCCAGAGCTGGCGATGGCACCAGAGGCTCCTGGAGCGCCAGCTTCTGACACCCACGATGCCGTTGCCAGTCTCCACGTCAAGTTTGTAGCCGCCATAATCCCCCTGCACAAAATTGTGCCTGATAATGGGCACCTCCTCGCTGGAGCCACCGTAGCGGGTAGGAGCCTGAGGGGCGCCGTACTGGGGGGCGGCGGCGGCCACGGCCACAACGACGGCGAGAATTACCTGTAAGACCCATAATATGAATTGACTGACGACTGTAGTGAACCTTTATTGACACGGAATTATTCTTAATTACACTATAAAAGAAAATTAAGCTGACAATTCATATGTATGTGATACGATGAGAGAGCATTATAAGCTCTGATCTGTATAATTGTATATTACATCTGCATTACCTGTATTATATTTTAAAAAGTCtagttgaatttatatatattttgacctTACATCTTGAAGTTTTGTCTTAAGACACGTAACACTCAAGCTGTTATCCATACACTTACAAATTTCATGTTGCTTGACTCTGAGCGTCTGATGCCGGAGAACTTGAGCGGCCGTATTTATAGTGCCAGCAGGTGGCACAGGTGCCAATTATGCTTTACTTACGGTATGGATCAAGTTTTTCCGCGACCATTTGTACGGCTGTTAGGGGTTCACAGCCTCGCCATTACAGTTCTTTTTATAAGCTATGAATGAAATGCATTTCTACTAAGAGAGGTCTAGAGTTAGCACTAACCTTGAACTATGGtaactttctctgatgttagcctATGAACAATAACATTATTTCTTCCATAATCTTACTTTATTGGGCGCGATTTTGATTTAAGTACAGTTTATTTTAATACATGTTCacgaatttttttttactttctttCCTGGGCTACACTAGATAATATCTGATAATTTTCTCCATCAGATAATATCATAATGAGAAATTGTTCGTTTTGCATTAGATGCATCAAATTTGAACATTCTTGAACTACTGTTGCTATTTGCTTTGGAATGCAAATTGGGTGAGC harbors:
- the LOC138369388 gene encoding LOW QUALITY PROTEIN: cuticle protein AMP1A-like (The sequence of the model RefSeq protein was modified relative to this genomic sequence to represent the inferred CDS: deleted 1 base in 1 codon) produces the protein MKFVILAVVVAVAAAAPQYGAPQAPTRYGGSSEEVPIIRHNFVQGDYGGYKLDVETGNGIVVSEAGAPGASGAIASSGSYSYTAPDGTPVHVKFVADENGYQPQSDLLPVAPAFPHPIPQFVLDQIAFAAEEDAAAARGKSSGPSASYGPPQ